TTGATAAGCGAAAATGATAGGGATAGTTCTGAAACATTTCCTCTGTGTCCTCAATAGCAAAAGTCACACTCGTATCCGTTTGTTCAACCAATTCAAATTCTTTCTTGCGAACGAGACCATGCCGTGGAATGACTCCACTCGCTTCTTGACTATCTTCTAATACATAGTGAGCGGTGTCATTACGCAAACTCCCACAAATGGGGAAAAGAACTGGAGCTTGACCACTCCAATAGGTCGCATCACCCTGCCAGAGGTATTCCACGCCATCCTTATCCTTGATTGAAGAAAGCGCTCCTCCCAATTGCTTAAACTGCACTGTCAATTCATCATTTTCTAGCGTAATCACCATCCAAATCTCCTCTCTACTTCAGAGAAAAAGGCAGGCTTCTGACTTCTCTCTGCTTAGCCTTTTCTATTTATTACATAGGAAAAGCTAGATTATCAACATTCCCATTTGGAAATGGACAATCTAGCTTCCCTAGTCTTACAATATTTAACAATAGTTAACGGATATTATTTTGCTTTTGCTGCATATTCTGCATTCCGTTTGATCATTTGCTTTCTGTACCAAGCAAAGATTCCAATATAAGCACCAAGGAAGACAATAGCACCAATGATAGCTTTAATATCACCTGTAGTAGTATTACCAATAGTCCAGCCCAAGAGTTTTTCGATCGGTCCTTCAAGTGTTGAGTGAGTGATCAATTGAGACTGGCTAACTCCTTCAGGGAAGGCACCTACGCCTTTAGCAAGTTCTGTTGCAAACGGTGCAATCAGGGTACCTGAAAGAAGGAAGAGTGGTAACAAGAGTGTTCCAAAGACAATCATACGAAGCAATTTACCACGAGTAACAACCAGAAGGGCAGGTGTCACACCCATTGCGATGATACCAGCCAATGGCAAGATACCGTTCCCTACATTAGAAAGCAGAACTGCTTCAATCAACATGATTGGGGCAAGTACGTTAGCGCAGGCCCAGATTTCTGCACGACCAGCGATAAATGGCCAGTCAAGACCGATGTTGAATTTACGTCCTTGAAGACGCTTTGTTGCTACATTAGTAATACCTTGTGAAAGTGGTTCCACGGCTGCGATAAACCATGATCCGATAAGTGAGAAGAGCTCCAAGCAGACACCGGCAGTCAAACCGAGAGACAACCATCCTTTAATAACTAATTGCCATGTGTTGCCATCTTCTACACCTGCTACTGGGTGCGGAGTTCCCATGATGCCGATAACTACACCGAGAAGGAAACCGATGAAGAATTTAGATCCCCAGAAACCGATTTTCTTATTCAAAGCGGCAGCATCGAAGTCATATTTGTCCAACCCAGGGAAGAACTTGTCAAAAATCTTATCCAAAACCATGATAACAGGGTTCATC
Above is a window of Streptococcus cristatus ATCC 51100 DNA encoding:
- a CDS encoding PTS galactitol transporter subunit IIC, coding for MDVIIDLANKIFKPILDMGGPIIMLIILTVLALLFGVKFSKALEGGIKLAIALTGIGAIIGMLNGAFSASLAKFVENTGIQLNITDVGWAPLATITWGSPWTLYFLLIMLIVNVVMLAMKKTDTLDVDIFDIWHLSITGLLIKWYADKSHVSPAVSLLIATLAVVLVGVLKIINSDLMKPTFDDLLNAPSSSPMTSTHMNYMMNPVIMVLDKIFDKFFPGLDKYDFDAAALNKKIGFWGSKFFIGFLLGVVIGIMGTPHPVAGVEDGNTWQLVIKGWLSLGLTAGVCLELFSLIGSWFIAAVEPLSQGITNVATKRLQGRKFNIGLDWPFIAGRAEIWACANVLAPIMLIEAVLLSNVGNGILPLAGIIAMGVTPALLVVTRGKLLRMIVFGTLLLPLFLLSGTLIAPFATELAKGVGAFPEGVSQSQLITHSTLEGPIEKLLGWTIGNTTTGDIKAIIGAIVFLGAYIGIFAWYRKQMIKRNAEYAAKAK